TGGGCGCCGAGCGCACCCTGCTTACCGGCGCCGGGCTGTTGGTGTGCGGGCACTTTGCCCTCTCGCTCGTCCCCGGCACCGCTGGGCTCATCATCGGGCTCTTGCCGCTCGCGCTCGGCTCGGGGCTGCTCAAGACCGCCGCGATAACGATTCTGGGCACCGCCTTCCCCGCCGAGGCCGGCGCGCGCGACGGGGCCTTTCAGATTTTCTACCTCGGCATCAATATCGGCGCGCTTTTTGGCCCCATGCTCACGGGCTGGCTAGCCGAAGAATACGGCTACCACGCCGGATTCTTCGCCGCAGCGGTGCTCATGTGCTGCGGCTGTGCCACCTACGTCGCGCTGCGGAAAAAGATAGACGTACCGTCTCGCCCACCTAACCCCACCCAAGCCCCGGGCAAAGCGGGGCTGGTCGCACTGGCGGCGCTTCTGGCTGGCGTGCTGCTCGCTATCACCGTCTCCCCGGGAACACTGACTGTGCTGCTTCTTATCGCCACGGTAGCGGCCGCGGCGGGGCTTTTTGCCAGCATGCTGCGATCCCCGCAGGTCTCAGCGGACAAACGGCGCCGCATCCTGGATTTCATTCCACTCTTCGCCTGTTCGACGGCCTACTGGACCTTGCAACCGCAAATCTACGGCGTCCTCGCGGTCTACTCAGATCAGCGCCTCAACCGATCCATCGGCGGTGTCGAGATCCCACCGGCTTGGACGCAATCACTCAACCCGCTATTTATCCTGCTGCTCTCGCTGCCGTTGGCGGCGGGCATGACGCGCTGGGCCAACTCGCGGCGCGCGCTCATGGGCTGCGGCATCATCTTCGCCGGTGCAGGCATGTTCCTCCTGCTGCCCTTTGTCGGCGGCGGGGAAAATTCCACGCCGTTCCTCGTGCTAGCGGGCACCATCTTTTTGATGTCTCTCGGCGAGCTCTTCATCGGCCCAGTGGGCATGGCCGCATCCGCCGCCCACGCGCCGCGGGCCTATGCCACCCGCTTTTCCGCGCTGTACTTCCTCACCATGGCCATCGGCACCTCGCTGGCCGGTTCGATGTCGCAGCTATACGATCCCACCTCGGCATCCGCCGAAACGACCTACCTTCTCATCATGGGCGGCGTCCCCGTCATCCTGGGGCTGGTGCTCCTCCTGCGGCGCAGGTAGGCTCCTATCGCCCGGCGGACTCGTCGAGCGCGCGGTCGGCCATCAGCACGTCGCGCATGCCGCTGAATAGGTCGCCCATGCCCTGCGGATTGGACGGCATGTAGAGCACGGAGGCTTGGCCGTTATTCGAGACATCGACCATCGCATCGAGGTACTGCGATACCAGCATGAGGACCTCGGGGGATTCCTGGACCCCGGCATCGCGCAGTAGCTCGTATTGCTGGGCGATGCCCTCTACAATCTCCTTGCGCTGCTCGGCAACGCCCCTACCCTGTAGCTTCTTTGCCTCCGCGGCACCCTCGGCTTCTTTGACCACGCGGATTTTTTCCGCCTCCGCCTGGGCGATGGCCGCCTCGCGCTCGCGCTGCGCCGCGTTAATGGAGTTCATGGACTCGCGCACGCGGGAATCCGGGCGGATATCGGTTACCAGCGTATTGACGAAGTTCCAGCCGTATTCGGCCATATTATCCCGCAGCGAGGCCGCCACGTTCTGCGCGATGGTGTCCTTGGAGGAAAAGGACTCATCCAAGCCCATATTCGCCACCGACGAGCGCACATTATCTTGCACATAGGCCACGATCTGCTGCTCGTGGTTGGACAGCATATAAAAGGCCTCGCGCTCGCGGCCCTCTACGACCTCGTACTGCACCGCGACCGGAATTTGGACGAAGACATTATCCTTCGTCTTGGTTTCTACCATCACGTCCAGCTGGCGCACCTGCAGCGAAATCTTATCGCGCACGCGGTCGATCCAGGGCATTTTGAAGTGCAAGCCCGCGTGGGCGACCGTCTGGAATTTACCCAACCGTTCCAAGATGGCCGCCTCGCGGGTACGCACGATGTAGTACCCATCGAATACGGTGCCGAGAATCAGCAAGATGATGACGCCGATGATGATTAAGCTAAGCATTTCCTCTCCCTAACTATGTGTGTGAAATTAATTTTCGCACAGGCGGAAAGCGTTCGCTAGTGGTCATCGATAAGCGCGAAAAGCTTGCCCATCACCTCCGCGCCGTTCTCGCCGATGCCATTGTGCTGGTACTCATTCGTCACCCACGGGCGCAGATCGCCCAAGTGCGCGGCGGTGGCCAAGGATTCTTCCAGGGGAACGAAGATATCGTCGAGGTAGATGGCGGCGGCGGCGGTGGTGGGGGCATCGGCAAGCGCATAAGGCGCAGTAAATTCCCGCTCCGCCAAGCCGTGCGCGCCCTCCTTGAAGGCCTGCAGCGCCGGGTCCTCGTCGAACTGCCACGGGAAAATATGCTCGCCGGTCAGCCAGGTGCCGGACTCGGCAAACTCCGGGAACTCCTCGCGCACGCGGTGTGCCGACCACTGCGTCGACGCCTGCCCGCCGCTGCCGGCATAAATGGACTCGTGGATCGCCGCATAAAGCGGGGCCTCCGCAAAGCTCACGCGCTCGCCGATGCCCCACAGGAAATCATCCCGCAGCGCCTTCTCTCCCCGCACGGTGCGGAAGGGCTCTTCCAGGAGGTAGGCCAGGCCGTCGAAGCCGGTGCCCCGCCCCAAATCGGTGCCAATGGTGCGAAAACGCAGCGAGGACAGCCGCTCGCCGGTGTGCAGGCGCTCGTCGGAATTATCGAGGTGGTCGATGATTTCCTCGATGCGGCGCTGCACCCAGGGGAATTCGCGGTAGAAGCGCTCCTGGCGGGCCTTGAGCTTGCTAAAGGTCGCGCGGTAGAGGTGATCTGCGCCCTGCAGCGTGGGGATACCGCCGGTGAAAAACGCGTGCTTGACCGACTCTGGAGCTTGGGACAGGTACGCGGTGATGCAAAAGCCGCCGAAGGACTGGCCGAACAGGGACCAAGTCTCCAGCCCCAGATGCTCGCGCAGGCGCTCGGCATCGCGCACGATATTGTCCTGGCGTAGCAAGGCCAGGTGTTCAGCGCTGCGCTCTTCTGCGGGGCTTAGCCTATCGATGCGGTGCGAGCGCCCCGTGCCGCGCTGATCGAGGAGGATGACGCGATAGCGCTCGAGCGCCTTGCCGATAAGCCCCGTCGGCTTGACCGGCCGCGGGGCCGGAAAACCCGGGCCGCCCTGCAGGTACAAAAGCGCCGGCAGGTCCTCGCCTCCTGGCGGGATGATTTCACGGGCATAGAGATCAAAAGTCCCGCGCGGATTGTCATAATCCCACGGGACTTCAAGGGTGTGTTCAATAATATCGTGGCCGAAGCGGCGGTAGTGAGTCATGCCCACCCAGGTTAGTAGACCTCCAGGCCCTTTGCGCGGAAAACGTCGCGGACTTTTTCCACGTCCTCCGGTTTCGGCGGCTTGGTATCTGCCAAGTGGTAGGTCATATCGAGCCCCTCCCACTTGTCCTTGCCCATATTGTGGAAGGGCAAGACCTCGACGCGCTCCACATTGGACTTCCACCGCGCCACAATGGAGGCGACGTTTTCGACGTTCTCGGCCGAATCCGTCAGGCCCGGCACGACGACGAAGCGAATCCACACCGGCTTGCCTATCGCGTTGAGGCGGTCACCAAAATCGAGCGTGGGCTGCAGCTGGCGCCTCGTTACGCGCTGATAGGTTTCCTCGTCGCCCGACTTCACGTCCAGCAGCACAAGATCGATATTGTCCAGGTCCTCATCGCGCAGGCGCGAGCCTAAGAAGCCTGAGGTATCGATGGTGGTGTGGATGCCGGCGTCGTGGACCTCCTTAAGCACGCGGCGGGTAAACGCAATCTGGAAGAGGGGCTCACCACCGGAGATGGTCAGGCCACCACCGGAGGCCTGGAAGATGGGCTTGTAGCGCTTGATGCGTTTGACCACATCGTCGACCCGCTCCAAGGTGCCGGTCTTCATCTCCATGGTGTCCGGGTTATGGCAATACTGGCAGCGCAGGGGGCAGCCGGACATGAACATGGTCATGCGGGTGCCCGGGCCGTCGACGGCGGTTACCAGCTCCCAAGAGTGCACGAGGGCGATATCGCCGGTGCGGCGCGCCTCCATGAGCTCGGGGCGGGTAATCTCATCGAGTTCGTGGTCGGTTCCCAGGCCCGCGGCAACACCGCGAACGCGCTCGCCGGATTCCGGCGACAGGGTGA
The window above is part of the Corynebacterium accolens genome. Proteins encoded here:
- a CDS encoding SPFH domain-containing protein, which codes for MLSLIIIGVIILLILGTVFDGYYIVRTREAAILERLGKFQTVAHAGLHFKMPWIDRVRDKISLQVRQLDVMVETKTKDNVFVQIPVAVQYEVVEGREREAFYMLSNHEQQIVAYVQDNVRSSVANMGLDESFSSKDTIAQNVAASLRDNMAEYGWNFVNTLVTDIRPDSRVRESMNSINAAQREREAAIAQAEAEKIRVVKEAEGAAEAKKLQGRGVAEQRKEIVEGIAQQYELLRDAGVQESPEVLMLVSQYLDAMVDVSNNGQASVLYMPSNPQGMGDLFSGMRDVLMADRALDESAGR
- a CDS encoding alpha/beta fold hydrolase codes for the protein MTHYRRFGHDIIEHTLEVPWDYDNPRGTFDLYAREIIPPGGEDLPALLYLQGGPGFPAPRPVKPTGLIGKALERYRVILLDQRGTGRSHRIDRLSPAEERSAEHLALLRQDNIVRDAERLREHLGLETWSLFGQSFGGFCITAYLSQAPESVKHAFFTGGIPTLQGADHLYRATFSKLKARQERFYREFPWVQRRIEEIIDHLDNSDERLHTGERLSSLRFRTIGTDLGRGTGFDGLAYLLEEPFRTVRGEKALRDDFLWGIGERVSFAEAPLYAAIHESIYAGSGGQASTQWSAHRVREEFPEFAESGTWLTGEHIFPWQFDEDPALQAFKEGAHGLAEREFTAPYALADAPTTAAAAIYLDDIFVPLEESLATAAHLGDLRPWVTNEYQHNGIGENGAEVMGKLFALIDDH
- the pflA gene encoding pyruvate formate-lyase-activating protein — protein: MADGITGVVTLSPESGERVRGVAAGLGTDHELDEITRPELMEARRTGDIALVHSWELVTAVDGPGTRMTMFMSGCPLRCQYCHNPDTMEMKTGTLERVDDVVKRIKRYKPIFQASGGGLTISGGEPLFQIAFTRRVLKEVHDAGIHTTIDTSGFLGSRLRDEDLDNIDLVLLDVKSGDEETYQRVTRRQLQPTLDFGDRLNAIGKPVWIRFVVVPGLTDSAENVENVASIVARWKSNVERVEVLPFHNMGKDKWEGLDMTYHLADTKPPKPEDVEKVRDVFRAKGLEVY
- a CDS encoding peptide MFS transporter; translated protein: MKVLERRSIRRVPVVLPAVAGIEMWERFSFYGMQAILAYYLYSTSGGLGMEQTQATALVGAYGSLLYLFTFVGGWVSDRLLGAERTLLTGAGLLVCGHFALSLVPGTAGLIIGLLPLALGSGLLKTAAITILGTAFPAEAGARDGAFQIFYLGINIGALFGPMLTGWLAEEYGYHAGFFAAAVLMCCGCATYVALRKKIDVPSRPPNPTQAPGKAGLVALAALLAGVLLAITVSPGTLTVLLLIATVAAAAGLFASMLRSPQVSADKRRRILDFIPLFACSTAYWTLQPQIYGVLAVYSDQRLNRSIGGVEIPPAWTQSLNPLFILLLSLPLAAGMTRWANSRRALMGCGIIFAGAGMFLLLPFVGGGENSTPFLVLAGTIFLMSLGELFIGPVGMAASAAHAPRAYATRFSALYFLTMAIGTSLAGSMSQLYDPTSASAETTYLLIMGGVPVILGLVLLLRRR